Proteins from a genomic interval of Scomber scombrus chromosome 11, fScoSco1.1, whole genome shotgun sequence:
- the tmem68 gene encoding transmembrane protein 68, which translates to MSDTGNQSCLMGAEDAISFLVCVFHVWEEWAGLGQVEDYLSVLEYLLWVFTPLAIVFILPFLIVILLYLSILFLHVYKRKNQLREAYCNNLWDGARKTLAILWDGHGAIWHGYEIYGMEKIPDKGPALIVYYHGAIPIDYYYFLASLIIQKGRTCHSVADHFLFKVPGFKLLLEVFSVIHGPQEECVRALRSGHLLGISPGGVREALFSDETYPLLWGKRKGFAQVAIDSKVPVIPMFTQNLREGFRSLGTLGVFRWVYERFRFPAAPVYGGFPVKFRTFLGDPIPYDPNINAAELAEKVQQAVQSLIDQHQRIPGSILRALLERFHTKYKCH; encoded by the exons gtgtgtgtgtttcatgtgtggGAGGAATGGGCTGGCCTCGGTCAGGTGGAGGACTACCTGAGTGTTTTGGAGTACCTGCTGTGGGTCTTCACCCCTCTGGCCATTGTCTTCATCTTGCCCTTCCTTATTGTCATCCTCCTCTACCTCTCTATACTCTTCCTTCATGTGTACAAG AGAAAGAATCAGTTGAGGGAGGCTTACTGCAACAACCTGTGGGATGGAGCCAGGAAGACCCTGGCTATTCTGTGGGATGGACATGGAGCTATATGGCATG GCTATGAAATCTATGGGATGGAGAAGATCCCTGACAAAGGACCAGCGCTGATAGTGTACTATCACGGAGCCATTCCTATCGACTACTACTACTTCCTGGCCAGTCTTATCATCCAGAAGGGACGAACCTGCCACTCTGTTGCTGACCATTTTCTCTTCAAGGTCCCAG GTTTCAAGTTACTGTTGGAGGTGTTCAGTGTGATCCATGGTCCTCAGGAGGAGTGTGTGCGGGCTCTGAGGAGTGGTCACCTGTTGGGGATCTCTCCAGGAGGAGTGCGGGAGGCTCTGTTCAGTGATGAGACCTACCCTCTCCTGTGGGGCAAACGCAAAGGCTTCGCACAAGTTGCCATTGACTCTAAAGTG cCAGTAATTCCCATGTTTACTCAAAATTTGCGGGAAGGCTTCAGATCTCTTGGAACACTCG GAGTTTTCCGCTGGGTGTATGAGAGGTTTCGTTTCCCTGCAGCTCCTGTTTATGGTGGATTCCCTGTGAAGTTTCGGACCTTCCTTGGTGATCCAATCCCATATGACCCTAACATAAACGCTGCAGAGCTGGCAGAGAAA GTGCAGCAGGCAGTCCAGTCTCTGATAGACCAACACCAGCGGATCCCAGGGAGCATCCTGAGAGCCTTATTGGAGAGATTTCACACCAAGTACAAGTGTCATTAA